The [Clostridium] scindens ATCC 35704 nucleotide sequence AGTTGATATCATCTGGCATCCTAACATTCATTAGTGCTACGGCATTCAGTATCTTGTCTCCGTGTACCACCTTAAACCTGCTTAAATCAATTATCATATTCGTTTCCTCCATCAAATGCTAATTTAGATAACCAACGATATCTGTGTGCTATCAAGGTTATAATTCATCCACAATGTTTCCGTCCTTTTCCGTCCACCTTCGGCTCTTGTATCCTTCTGTGTTTTATTCCACCCAGTAAGCATGCTGTTATATAGGTCGTTATCATATCCTGATATCAGCACCTTTCCTGGATGTCTGGTAAGCATCCCCAATAATTCTTTATGCTCTTCATCGGACATTTCACATTTATATAAATAATTCTTACGTGTCCCATGTAGATATGGAGGATCCGCATAAATAAATACATCCTCTGTGTCATATCTCCCAATCAGTTCTTCGGCCGGAAGTTTCTCAATCTGCACTTCTCTTAATCTCTCCGATGCCAATTCTATCGTATCAGGAAGTGCCGCCCATGCTCTGGCTGGATTTGGTGAATTCTTTTGCTGACCAGATTTAAAGCCGTTCCGGTACAA carries:
- a CDS encoding DNA adenine methylase, translated to MKSVLRYPGAKNRLAPWICEYIPKHDVYLEPFAGSLAVLFNKPKSHIETVNDLDGEVVNFFRIVRDRESELRRAIELTPFSRSEYEAAYEQTEDELENARRFAIKCWMGFGCGNLYRNGFKSGQQKNSPNPARAWAALPDTIELASERLREVQIEKLPAEELIGRYDTEDVFIYADPPYLHGTRKNYLYKCEMSDEEHKELLGMLTRHPGKVLISGYDNDLYNSMLTGWNKTQKDTRAEGGRKRTETLWMNYNLDSTQISLVI